The following proteins come from a genomic window of Hypanus sabinus isolate sHypSab1 chromosome 9, sHypSab1.hap1, whole genome shotgun sequence:
- the LOC132398863 gene encoding pro-interleukin-16-like, whose translation MAGGVDHENKTVTAHKVFPHGLAAQEGTIEQGDEILSINGYSLKGVTHSEALSHLHKARPSKQAIVVVRKVTKAEKRAVHRGASASNEHHGDQVSENLGECITVELEKNNAGLGFSLDGGKDSSQGDRPLTIKKVFSGGIAESSGLIQQGDELLRVNGEDCHDRTCYEAWNLIKSQPAGPVRLVIRKNQDRVPQEQV comes from the exons GCTCACAAGGTGTTCCCACACGGTCTGGCCGCCCAAGAGGGTACCATCGAGCAGGGAGACGAGATCCTGTCCATCAATGGATACTCCCTCAAGGGCGTCACCCACAGCGAGGCCCTCTCCCACCTCCACAAGGCTCGACCTTCGAAGCAGGCTATCGTCGTGGTGCGGAAGGTGACCAAAGCAGAGAAGAGAGCTGTTCACAGGGGTGCCAGTGCCAGTAATGAGCATCATGGTGACCAGGTGTCAG AGAACTTGGGAGAGTGCATCACTGTGGAGCTGGAGAAAAATAATGCTGGCCTAGGCTTCAGCCTGGATGGCGGAAAGGATTCCAGTCAAGGGGATCGACCCCTCACTATCAAAAAGGTTTTCTCAG GTGGAATAGCAGAAAGCAGTGGCTTGATCCAGCAGGGAGACGAGCTGCTGCGGGTTAACGGAGAAGACTGTCATGATCGCACTTGTTACGAAGCTTGGAATCTGATAAAATCGCAACCGGCGGGCCCAGTTAGGCTGGTGATCCGGAAGAACCAGGACAGAGTACCTCAGGAACAGGTATAG